Genomic DNA from Phyllostomus discolor isolate MPI-MPIP mPhyDis1 chromosome 12, mPhyDis1.pri.v3, whole genome shotgun sequence:
GGGTGGCAGGGGGCTGTGAGGTgcaggggcgggcgggcggggggtggCTCCTTGGTGTGCTAATTCCCCCATCAGGGGCCCCGGTGTGATGGCAGGGTGAGGGGAGCTGGAGCCCCGGTACCGGGAGGCCAGGTGCTGAGGTGTTCAGGGGAGCCTCTGGCTCCCATGGCCCCGCCCAGGTGCAGCCCCGCGCTCCGGCTGGGCGGTGGACCCCTTCGGGCATAGCCCCACCATGGCGTACCTGCTGCGCCGGGCCAACCTGACCAGCATGCTGATTCAGAGGGTGCACTACGCCATCAAGAAGCACTTTGCCGCCACCCACAGCCTGGAGTTCATGTGGAGGCAGACCTGGGGTGAGGCCGGGCAGGGTGGACGGGTGGTGGTGGTCATTTTCCCTGGGGCAGAGCGGGGGTCCCTGAGCAGGCCTGGGTGGGAGAAGATCAAATTCACATCTTGGCTCTATGGGACCCGCTGTTCACCCCCAGGGTGTGGGCGAGCCGTCCCCTGGGGGAGCTGCGTGCTCCAGAGTCCCCTCTGTGTCCCGACCCTCAGCCTGCCCGTCCTCTGCAGCCTCGAGCCTGGGTCGAGCCCTGCCTCGGTCGGAGCTGCCTGTGGCTACAGCCGACCCCCGTCCTGCCGGCCCGCCGACGCCCAGCTCCCCACGGCAGGCTCGGTGGCGGCTGACTGCCTGCTGTGTCTTCCTCAGACTCGGACTCCACCACGGACATCTTCTGCCACATGATGCCCTTCTACAGCTACGACGTGCCCCACACCTGCGGCCCGGACCCCAAGATCTGCTGCCAGTTCGACTTCAAGCGCTTGCCTGGCGGGCGCATCAACTGCCCCTGGAAGGTGCCCCCCCGAGCCATCACGGAGGCCAATGTGGCCGAGAGGTACTTGCCACCAGCCCCGGGAGCTCGGGCGGGCCGGGGGCTCGGGCGGTGCGTGGGGCCCACTGCCCCTGCGGCAGCAGCTCCCTCACGAGCCTCCCCGGAAAACGCGTGGCTGGAAGGAACCGCCTTCCACCAGATGGTTTCACGTCCCAAGCGGGCACGTGTCCCTGCATCCCGGCAAGCTGCCAGAGCTGCCTGGCTAACTCAGGGGTGAATGATTCTCAGGTTGGGTACGGTTCCCTCCGGCCTTTGGCCTCCTAGGCCGTCGTCCCTGAGCTCAGGTGCCTTGCCTCGGCCCCGAGTCGGCCGGGACCCTCTGTGTCCTGAGGACCTAATGCAAGTGCACGTTTGGTCCTGCCCAGCAGCCTCTGGCCTCTGAGAAAGCGGGCTCGTTCCCTTTGAGAGACTCGGCAGGGGCCCCTGAAGTGTCCCTGTCTCTGAAGCCCACCCCCCAGGAAAGAGCAGGCTCAGGGTGACGGAAAACCACAACCAGAACCCGGCTGCCTAAGGCACGCAGCCGGTCCGACTGGTTTCCACATTGCCGTACTCCGATTTCTGTGAGGCCCGAGAGATAGAACGTGTGACTGCAGGCGAAGAAAGGGGTCTTTTGTTTTCGGAATCCAGAAACCTAAATGCTGCTCCCAAATAAGCACCTAGGGCTGCGGAggcaggatttttctttttaaaggtttatttatttttagagtgagggggaagggagggagaaagagagggagagaaatagccatgtgtggttgcctttcatgtgcccccaccagggacttggcccgcaaccccagcacgtgccctgactgggaatggaaccggcaacactttgctttgcaggccggtgttcagtccactgagccgcaccagccagggcaggatttttcTTAAAGCAGCCACCGGGAGCCGCAGAGGCCAGCCCCGGTGTGCAGTGAGCAAGTCCTGAGAGCaacctcatttcttcctttgaaagACTTCCTGGGCTGGTAAATTAGGGGGAAACGGTATTGGAGGCGTCCtctccccaaaacaaaacagaagagcaGACGCCGACCAGCATGGTGAAATAGCTTAGTGGCTGGCTGAACACTGACCCCCACGACACGCGACTTACTGATGGGTTGatctaaaaagagaaaagggcTTTGAGGCTATGCTACAGGGCCCTGTTTGTGTACCGATTtgggtgaaaaagaaaatgagtgttTATATCTCTAGTTCTTACTCAGTGTCAGGCACTATTCCAGATGTTCTAGCAAAGATTAATGCatgcagttcattttttaaaaagattttatttattcatttttagagagggaagggcgggagaaagagagagagagagaaacaccaatgtgcgattgctgggggccgtggcctacaacccaggcatgtgccctgactgggagtcgaacctgcgatgccttggtttgaagcctgcgctcagtccactgagctacaccagccagggcatgcagtTCACTTTAACTCTTGTGACGCTAGGATGGTGGGTGCTGATGTTGCTTCATGTTATAGAAACGGAGGCCGAGGGGTTAAGTCACTCACTGAAGGTCGCTCAGCTCATGCACACGGAGCTGGTGGGGACCCCGTGTGGCTCCGGAGCCCAGGCCCCTTACCGCAGGGCTGCCTCCCTAACTGGTGGGCAGGATGAAGCTGGATCCCGAGCGATCTCCACATTTTGGGGCATAGGTTGGATCTCACCGCCTCAGGTTTGTTAGGTAGAGGTGTAGGTTTCCACCGTTCGCGTCAGGAAACGGAATAGAAAGGTCAGGATGAGGAGAAAAGACCTTGAGAGCCTCGTGCCTGGAGAACACAGCGCTGTGGGTGACCGAGGGGCTGCCAGCTGCACCGGGGTGAACGCACGCCACTCCCGTGGGGGCGCCAGGCCGGAAGGGGGTGCGGTTCCGTCTTCCCTTGTCCCCCGTATCCATCGTATCCATCACTGGGTCCCTGCACGGAAGAATGCGGGCACATCTTTTACATCGGAAGGGGAACTGTGGGGAAGGAGGACTGATCTGTTGGGcgtggggtcagggagggaaaGGCACGCGTGCAGGCCAGCGCGGAAAGAGCTCTCCGCTTGTGGGGACTGCCGGGAGAACGCTGGGCACCGCGGGACGGCGCGCCTGCAGGCCTGCAGGCGGGCGACTCCTGATGGGGCGGCTGCGGAGGGGCCTCCCGGGCTGGCTCTGCCCAGGATGCCGCGCCGCCACACGAGACGCACGCCGCGCGCTCGCACCCGCAGGGCAGCCCTGCTCCTGGACCAGTACCGCAAGAAGTCCCGGCTCTTCCGGAGCAACGTCCTGCTGGTGCCGCTGGGCGACGACTTCCGCTACGACAAGCCCCAGGAGTGGGACGCCCAGTTCTTCAACTACCAGCGGCTCTTCGACTTCCTCAACAGCAAGCCCGACCTCCACGTGCAGGTGTGAGGGCCCCCTCCCCGCGCAGCCCCGGCACCCGCTCCTGGCTTCAAACCAGGGCTCACTGCTGCCCCTCCGCAGGGCTTCCGTTTTCTCCCCGCGTTCCTTCCCGGGCCCCGCTGGAGCGTGCGGTGCGGAGGCTGGGAAGGACGGGACTGCGCACACGGGACCCTGGCTGCAGCCACTGGTCCACGATCCCCGGGAGGCGCTGGCACTGATGGGGACGGGACTTGGGTTGTCCCCACAGGCCCAGTTTGGCACCCTCTCCGACTACTTTGACGCCTTGTACAAGAGGACGGGGGTGGAGCCAGGGGCCCAGCCCCCCGGGTTTCCTGTGCTGAGTGGAGATTTCTTCTCCTACGCGGACCGGGAGGACCATTACTGGACAGGCTATTACACCTCCCGGCCGTTCTACAAGAGCTTGGACCGCGTCCTGGAAGCCCACCTGCGGTGagacccgggggtggggggggggcgggggcgggggccgggtgCATGCGcggtggggagcagagggtgggacCCTGGGCTTGTGTGGGCAGGCGCCAACTCGTCTCTCCCGGCAGGGGGGCGGAGATTCTGTACAGCCTGGCTGTGGCGCACGCCCGCCGCGCCGGACTGGCCAGCCAGTACCCGCTCTCGAACTTGGCCCTCCTGACGGAAGCTCGGCGCACCCTGGGGCTCTTCCAGCACCACGACGCCATCACTGGCACCGCCAAGGAGGCCGTCGTGGCGGACTACGGCGTCAGGTGCGGGCCCCGGCCTCTCCCCGTGGGCTCCACGCCCCTGCTTGCCTCCCCAAAGAAAGGGCGTGCGGGGCGGTGGTCAGGCAGGCCTCCTGGAGCCCCCGCCCGCTGGCAGCGCGGACAGAGTGCCTGTGGTCACCTCCTCCGCggtccccctcctgcccccccaggCTGCTGCGCTCCCTCGTCGGCCTGAAGCAGGTCATCATTAACGCAGCTCACTACCTGGTGCTGGGCGACAAGGAGACCTACCACTTCGACCCCGCGGCACCCTTCCTCCAGACGgtgagcgccccctgctgggtctgctgcgggggggggggggggtgccctctGGTGTGTGCAGCCCCGCccgggagctggggtggggggtgtttctcttcctcatcaTGGCCGGGTGAGGATGTGTGCCCGTGTGGCTGGCGGTCCCCACCCAGGACAgacggcggggggcggggggcaggatgCCGAGCGGGGCGGAGCCTCACGGcggctctgccctccccacccactgaATTCCAGGATGACAGCCGCCTGAATCACGACGCCCTGCCCGAGCGCGCGGTGGTCCAGCTGGACGCGGCACCCAGGTGGGTGGAAGCAGGCCGGGCGCAGAGGCGGAGCTGCTcccacccgccaccccccccccccccccccccccccccgcacctgcCAGCCAGGCGCAGAGGCCCCCTGGGCGAGCtcacctccccccttcccccgcaGGTACGTGGTGCTCTTCAACCCGCTGGAGCACGAGCGGCTCAGCCTGGCGTCCCTGCTGGTCAGCTCGCCCCACGTGCGCGTGTTTTCGGAGGAGGGTCAGCCGCTGGCGGTGCAGGTCAGCGCCCACTGGAGCTCCGCCACCGAAATGGTCCCCGACGTCTAccaggtgagggggtgggggcacggcAGGGGGGCCCTGGCCCTCTGCCCTTCAGCACCACCCTCCCGCCtactccccggggtgggggcaggagtccTGGGGACTGTCACTTTGGGGATTTGAGTCTGTGCTTGCAGGGAGGACGGTTTGGCAGAGTGACAGTGACAGCCCAAAGGCTGCCCCACCGGTCACTCCTTCCACGAGGCTGTATGGATGGGTCAGCGTGGGGTTGCCACTTCCCAGCTTTTCCGTATGAGACTCATACAGCCTgacggggaggggggtggggggcaggttcTGTAACCTCCCCTTTCAGAGGCGGGGCAGAGAGGCACCCGTGGGTGCTGGGACTTGCTCAGGCCCCACGAGCAGAGTACCGGGCCTGGGTCTGCCCCTGAGGCCCGGGCCGTGGCCCCCGCTCCCTCGCCGCCCTGTGCCGGCAGGTGTCGGTGCCCATCCGGCTGCCGGCGCTGGGCCTGGGCGTGTTGCAGCTGCAGTTGGGCCTGGACGGACACCGCACGCTGCCCTCCTCCACGCGCGTCCACCTGCACGGCCGGAGGCTGGCTGTCAGCCGGCACGAGGCCTTCCCTCTGCGCGTCGTCGACTCCGGCGCCAGCGACTTTGCCATCAGCAACCGCTACATGAAggtctggttctcaggccttagCGGGCTCCTCAAGGtaaagggccagggcaggggccggAGGAGGGCGTGCGGCTGTgcgtgctggggggggggggcgtgagcACGAGGGGCTCTGGGACCCCCCCGGGGCCTCCGGGGAGCGGGCGTGGCTCTGTCGGGAACTCGTCCAGCCCTCCCGGGGGCAGGCCTGACGCGCCGCTGTGGGGCCAGGGGTCAGGGCTGTGTGTTTTGGCAGAGCGTCCGAAGGGTGGACGAGGAGCAGGAGCAGCGGGTGGACATGGAGTTCCTCGTCTACGGCACCCGCACGTCCAAGGACAAGAGCGGAGCCTACCTCTTCCTGCCTGACGGCGAGGCCCAGGTACCCGGCACACACGGCGGAGCCCCGCGGGCCTGGGCCCTGCACCCCGAGACCTGTGAACGGAGGCAGCGAGCGGGGCGCGGGCCTTCCTCCAGGCGGGGCCCTGCTGCCTGTGGGGCGTTGGGGGGACCAGAGCCCGCACAGAACAACTGCTTCCCGGCCTGGCCCCGGGCTGGCGCCCACCTGCTTTGCTCCGCGCTGTGGGCTCAGCTGccacctgcccttcccccagccgTACGTGCCCAAGGACCCCCCCGTGCTGCGCGTCACGGAAGGCCCCTTCTTCTCCGAGGTGGCGGCCTACTACGAGCACGTGCACCAGGTGGTGCGGCTGTACAACCTGCCAGGTGCGCcgtgcgggggagggagggagggagggaggggagggagggccggcCGGCCCCCAACCCCCCTCCGGGGCCGTGACACGCTCTCCCTTCTGCCCGTTCTCTGTTCCTGAGAAGCGACCCCGGGGGCCGGGAGGACGCTTCAGTAATTCTCCTGGAGGGAAGGTCGTCCAGGAGGAAGCGCTGGGAacggcctgggggggggggggttgggcaCAGCCCTGCGGCTCCGGCTCTCACGCCGCCGTGGTGGCGCGCTCTCCGCTCTCCGCTCTCCCGCGGTCCCCGCGCGCAGGCGTGGAGGGGCTGTCCCTGGAGCTGTCGTCGCTGGTGGACATCCGGGACTACGTCAACAAGGAGCTGGCCCTGCGTCTCCGCACGGACATCAGCAGCCAGGGCGCCTTCTTCACGGACCTCAACGGCTTCCAGGTgactccgggggcgggggggggggaccgagCCCTGGGGACCCCATGGGACGCAGTGGGGATGGTGGATGGTGTTTGCTTCCGTCACAGGCACCAGGGTGTGCGTGCATGCGGGGGGCAGCGGGGGTCTGCCCCGATGGGGAAGGGGGGAGCAGGCCAGTGTGGTCAGGGACCACTAGTCCCGACCCGGGACGGCCCAGCTGCCCTTGACCTGCTGActggccccgccccgctccgCAGGTGCAGCCCCGGCGGTACCTGAAGAAGCTGCCCCTGCAGGCCAACTTCTACCCCATGCCGGTCATGGCCTACATCCAGGACGCCCAGAGCCGCCTCACGCTGCACACGGCCCAGGCCCTGGGCGTCTCCAGCCTCCGCGATGgtgagtggggaggaagaggctgggaggggcggcgtgtcctgccccagggcctcccccttcctccctcccttccttccttccttcctacctccctcccttccttccttccttccagttgGCCTCACCCCCACACAGGAAGTGGGGGGGAGGCATTATCAGCTGCCAGTCACAGCTGCTGGAGGCTGGCAGGCACCACTGTCACCCTCTGCCCTGGTGCAGGTGTCCAGGGGGTGGGTGCCCTGGTGGATCCCCTGAAGGGGCGGCCGAATAGCGAATGGTGATTCCCAGCGGCGGTGTGCAGCCCCCTCCTGGCCCGGGATGGGAGGGGGACTGTTGGAAAAGCACATCGATGTCGCAGTGAAACAAATAGCCGAGGAGGAAATTGCACACTGTCTTCCTACTCACGGCCATTAAGAGAGAGAATGACGTTCTCAAGACTCAGAACAAGGACACTCAGAGCACCGCCCTGGAGCTGGTCCGCTGGGCAAGCCCGGGCGTCTCCGCGCCCTCGGGGCGGAGCGGACACCTCGCACTTGGTGGCCACAGAGGCCGTCAGGTCGCCCTTGGAGATGGGCCTGGTGCGGGGCCGAGTGGAGAGTCCCCTCCCGGCTTTGTGGGGCCGCTGGTGAGCGCGGGGCTGGGAGTGGCGGGGTTCTCTGccgccctcacccctgccccccgccccctgccccccacccagcggGGTCAGCGGCTGTAGAACCTGCCCGGAGCCTCGTCCCGCCTGGTTCTGTCCGCCCTTCCGGGAAGCAGCGTGCTGAGAAATGACTGTCTCACGTGCCAGGAGGCCGTTTGCGGGTTCCCAGCTACCTTCCTGCGGTCGCAACGACCACAGAGGAACTGCCGGAGCCGGAGCCAGGGCTCGGGCAGCGGAAGGGCGGGTGGGCCCTCTGTGCGGGCTCCCCTGGGGGCcccctaaacaaaacaaaacaaaaaacagctgcTGGGAAGACGCTCATCCCGACACAGGCCAGCTTTGCGGTGCGCCCCGTCCCCAAGCGTATTTTAGAAGAAGGTCAAGGTGATCACCCCGTCTCTCTCCCCTAGGGTGCCCCCAAATGACACCTTCTTTGAGCCTCTGCCTGACTGGCCCTCCGGCTGtcctcccctcagccctcctGGCGGACGGGACGGGCAGAGCGGGGGTCAGTCCCCCCCACCCGGAGCAGGGGCAGCGGACACGTGGTCTCGCCAGGCTCCGCTCCGCCCGAGAGCCGGCCCCGGCAGGGCCTCGGCAGCGGCTGCCGGTGGCGGGCACTGGCAGTCTTGCATTTGCTCGTTCAGTGTGTTTGTGCAGCCGGTCTGGGCCGGTCTCCTGCCTGGACATCTGGCCGGGCCTGGCTGTGAGTCGAGGAGCCCGGATGGTGACCTGCCAGGGCCGGCCTGCCCGCCTCCAGCCCCGGGTCCCAGGGTGCTTTCTCTCCCCGTGACCGAGCTTCCGGCCGCCCGCAGGGCTTTCCCCCCCGGGGCCTGGGGTCGGGGTCCTCCAGAGGCCACTGTCTGCTCGGGCTGGGGACTCACAGGCCACTCCCGCAGGCCAGCTGGAGGTGATCCTGGACCGGCGGCTAATGCAGGACGACAACCGTGGCCTGGGCCAAGGGCTCAAGGACAACAAGAGGACCCGCAACTGCTTCCGCCTCCTGCTGGAGCGGCGCACCCTGGGCAGCGAGGTAGACCCGGGGCCtgcggggcagggtgggtggcccCGGGGTGCCGGCTGAGGGCTCGAGGGGCCCAGCCGGAGCTGGGCCGGGAGGCGGGAGCAAAGCTGGGTTTCCGGGCGGGCGCGGAGTGAGCCTGCCGCTccgaagccccgccccctgcagcctggcacctccctgccccccacacctgcTTCCAGGGCCCTCCTGTTCAccagccgccccctcccctcggcccccTCAGCCCACAGCAGCCCGTCCATCCGGTGGCTTTCTCTGCCCCCGGCAGCCTGGCTTTTTCTCCAGACTGGCAGCCACGGTTAGGGACTCGGTCTTTCGCACGAGCAGGAGCAGGGACCGAGAGGTGAGGGCCGGCGGTGGGTGCAGAGCGAGTGCCGGCAGGTGGTGGGCGGTGGCGCCCTCGAcggcaccctgcccctccccctccgggcTCCGTGCCTCAAGCAGCCCCCGTGCACCTGCTGCGCTCTCCCGTGCCTGTGGCACCGGCTGTGCTCTCCCGGAGTCTGttcgtgggtgggggtggggggccagaggATCAAGGacggcttcctggaggaggtgccgTCCAGGTGCGAGTGGCTGGAGTGAATGGGGACTAGCAGTGCGATCCCTCAGACTGGAGCTGCCCGTCCAGGGCGGCTGTTTAAATGAACCAGAGCTAAACACAAAGACCGGTGAGCTCTTCACTCACACTCACCGCACGCAGGCAGGTGCTCCATGGCCACGTGTGGCGGCAGCTGCCGTGTGGGTGCAGCTGGAGCGTGTTTCCATCGCTGCAGGAAGTCACGGCAGCGCTGGGCCGGCTGGGGGTCAGTGGGGGCAGGCTGCGTGCCTGGCCCGGGCTCCACACTCCATCCCAGAGGCCAGCAAAGGATCTCGGGCAGGAGGGACGTTGTCAGGATCTGCTGCTCGGGCGGGGAGGGTGGATGTGGGGGAAGGAGGACGGTCCGGAGGCCCCTCAAGCAGGAAAGGCTGGTGGCTGGCCCCTGAGCCATGGGCCGGAGCGGGGCGGCAGCGGGGGCCTCGGGGGTGTGCGGACACGGTGGCGGCACTGAGGACAGGCTGGAGGTCAGCGAGGTTCTGGGCAAGCGGAAGGAGGGGGGCCAGGGACAGAAACCCAGGACATGGGAAAGCGGCCATCTCGGAGGGGGGCGAGCGTGTGACATACGTCCAGGTTGGCTACCCGGGCGGTCTCAGTGAGCACGGCTGGGCCCGAGGgtcggggctggggctggggcggggggctcaCTCGGGGCCTCCTCCATCAGAGGCCCAGCCCCCCGGGGACACATGGGCGTctgcctgccgccccccccccccgcccccccgagctGGGAATCTACCCACGTGGCGGCAGGTGCTGCTGGGGGAGGTGTTGTTCACGGCAGTGTCCttgaaggaaaggggaaaaaacccaaagcagAGGAGAGGCGGCCGAGGGAAGAAGTCCTCTGTGAGTGGCGTGCCACAGGAGGGGCCGCACTGGACGGGTCCCGGAGCCGGGCCCGCCCCGTGTCTGGCCCCCGCAGGGAAGCTCTTCCCAAAGGGACCGACTCGGTCGTGTTTCGTCCCCGGCTCTGACCCCTCACCCGCGTCTTGGGCCGATCTTGCA
This window encodes:
- the MAN2A2 gene encoding alpha-mannosidase 2x isoform X2 gives rise to the protein MKLKKQVTVCGAAVFCVAVFSLYLMLDRVQHDPARHQSGGNFPRSQISVLQNRIQQLEQLLEENHEIISHIKESVLELTANAEGPPALLPYYTANGSWVVPPEPRPSFFSVSPQDCQFALGGRGQKPELQMLTVSEELPFDNVDGGVWKQGFDISYGPHDWDAEDLQVFVVPHSHNDPGWIKTFDKYYSEQTQHILNSMVSKLQEDPRRRFLWAEVSFFAKWWDNINAQKRAAVRRLVGNGQLEIVTGGWVMPDEANSHYFALIDQLIEGHQWLEKNLGAAPRSGWAVDPFGHSPTMAYLLRRANLTSMLIQRVHYAIKKHFAATHSLEFMWRQTWDSDSTTDIFCHMMPFYSYDVPHTCGPDPKICCQFDFKRLPGGRINCPWKVPPRAITEANVAERAALLLDQYRKKSRLFRSNVLLVPLGDDFRYDKPQEWDAQFFNYQRLFDFLNSKPDLHVQAQFGTLSDYFDALYKRTGVEPGAQPPGFPVLSGDFFSYADREDHYWTGYYTSRPFYKSLDRVLEAHLRGAEILYSLAVAHARRAGLASQYPLSNLALLTEARRTLGLFQHHDAITGTAKEAVVADYGVRLLRSLVGLKQVIINAAHYLVLGDKETYHFDPAAPFLQTDDSRLNHDALPERAVVQLDAAPRYVVLFNPLEHERLSLASLLVSSPHVRVFSEEGQPLAVQVSAHWSSATEMVPDVYQVSVPIRLPALGLGVLQLQLGLDGHRTLPSSTRVHLHGRRLAVSRHEAFPLRVVDSGASDFAISNRYMKVWFSGLSGLLKSVRRVDEEQEQRVDMEFLVYGTRTSKDKSGAYLFLPDGEAQPYVPKDPPVLRVTEGPFFSEVAAYYEHVHQVVRLYNLPGVEGLSLELSSLVDIRDYVNKELALRLRTDISSQGAFFTDLNGFQVQPRRYLKKLPLQANFYPMPVMAYIQDAQSRLTLHTAQALGVSSLRDGQLEVILDRRLMQDDNRGLGQGLKDNKRTRNCFRLLLERRTLGSEVPDGHSSSYPSLLSHLTSVSLNAPVLALPVAKRQRPAPSLHSFHPLAASLPCDFHLLNLRTLHAEDDALPSAEAALILHRKGFDCGLEAKNLGFNCTTSQGKVALGSLFHGLDVGFLQPTSLTLLYPLAAPSNGTDIYLEPMEVATFRLRLG
- the MAN2A2 gene encoding alpha-mannosidase 2x isoform X1; its protein translation is MRYLCFLCLGQEKTQGSVEASMKLKKQVTVCGAAVFCVAVFSLYLMLDRVQHDPARHQSGGNFPRSQISVLQNRIQQLEQLLEENHEIISHIKESVLELTANAEGPPALLPYYTANGSWVVPPEPRPSFFSVSPQDCQFALGGRGQKPELQMLTVSEELPFDNVDGGVWKQGFDISYGPHDWDAEDLQVFVVPHSHNDPGWIKTFDKYYSEQTQHILNSMVSKLQEDPRRRFLWAEVSFFAKWWDNINAQKRAAVRRLVGNGQLEIVTGGWVMPDEANSHYFALIDQLIEGHQWLEKNLGAAPRSGWAVDPFGHSPTMAYLLRRANLTSMLIQRVHYAIKKHFAATHSLEFMWRQTWDSDSTTDIFCHMMPFYSYDVPHTCGPDPKICCQFDFKRLPGGRINCPWKVPPRAITEANVAERAALLLDQYRKKSRLFRSNVLLVPLGDDFRYDKPQEWDAQFFNYQRLFDFLNSKPDLHVQAQFGTLSDYFDALYKRTGVEPGAQPPGFPVLSGDFFSYADREDHYWTGYYTSRPFYKSLDRVLEAHLRGAEILYSLAVAHARRAGLASQYPLSNLALLTEARRTLGLFQHHDAITGTAKEAVVADYGVRLLRSLVGLKQVIINAAHYLVLGDKETYHFDPAAPFLQTDDSRLNHDALPERAVVQLDAAPRYVVLFNPLEHERLSLASLLVSSPHVRVFSEEGQPLAVQVSAHWSSATEMVPDVYQVSVPIRLPALGLGVLQLQLGLDGHRTLPSSTRVHLHGRRLAVSRHEAFPLRVVDSGASDFAISNRYMKVWFSGLSGLLKSVRRVDEEQEQRVDMEFLVYGTRTSKDKSGAYLFLPDGEAQPYVPKDPPVLRVTEGPFFSEVAAYYEHVHQVVRLYNLPGVEGLSLELSSLVDIRDYVNKELALRLRTDISSQGAFFTDLNGFQVQPRRYLKKLPLQANFYPMPVMAYIQDAQSRLTLHTAQALGVSSLRDGQLEVILDRRLMQDDNRGLGQGLKDNKRTRNCFRLLLERRTLGSEVPDGHSSSYPSLLSHLTSVSLNAPVLALPVAKRQRPAPSLHSFHPLAASLPCDFHLLNLRTLHAEDDALPSAEAALILHRKGFDCGLEAKNLGFNCTTSQGKVALGSLFHGLDVGFLQPTSLTLLYPLAAPSNGTDIYLEPMEVATFRLRLG